In Halanaeroarchaeum sp. HSR-CO, one DNA window encodes the following:
- a CDS encoding molybdopterin-dependent oxidoreductase, protein MSTDEPIDDGPDLSRRDFVKAAGAFTTLSAGGAAHELDFSSLWEDENEHYVGTDYDEYDANDVIHTTCGQCNTFCPIKVRLDDGSVENTEYSSLVRKLSGNPYSFLNTQPYSQVPYESDPQAVATGSLEGTGDVEMDRWSLGGGRMCLKGQAGIQTAFDTYRVRKPMKRVGERGSEQWKTISWEQAIEEIIHGDDELGHRGIAEMWDYVPEDQVMEDREALSDEEFEAKYEDKLIDTDIPELGPKANQIVDVGGFRRALIRARIFNGTLGTINSHHHAGMCGFSSVLGNVRSFENKKKRQYTDIDNTEYLLVWGTNPMVSNKGPTWLAPKLTNAIEDGMRMDVVDPRLSKTAEKAEKWVPVKPGADGALAMGMARWIIENERFDRAYLGNPSQAAADAGDEKTYSDAAHLVVADDDPTTTPKAKTAAAEALGVDGNRAVIDSTTGELAAAGDVDRATLDVDTTIDGTSVKSVWTLYKERVYEHTLEEYAEMSGVDVENIVEIADEFTSHGKRAGIMQYRGPAMHTNGFYNTRAIATLQHLIGNYDWKGGQITPYAGYQTMNGRYQLGNVPDGRTPWGLPITRALSNAEDFEGTRLFDGYPAERPWFRLSPQYQSQEIYHSAVDEYPYSINALFVRPYSNNHVMAAAGGDNIPEALQDEEAIELLVAFDTVIGEMSKNADYVLPEPTYLERWENFSTYPNKRLADEKISQPAVKVVPEARAAEDVYVDVLTELESATGEPMPGVGEDAIVDADGETWPMNDAEDFYLKMVANIAHDSTILDIGDLDPEDLGPLPPGLDVEDFPYESGPVPDASDDELAIFEQSHRAGLEVEGFDFEAAGIKKPFDYDDWKAKVKDEEWRKVVTVLNRGGRFEDPIPNYAEAFAEKGYDYDYAERYEPSNAYVGEKMRYPLEGEVRFWNEIMPVGKSAYDGEQFDPLPVVEDGTHFNGDLLTPVVSDESPASDRPLHMINWKPRSQGMTRTQNSPWLREVRPENPVWINPSDADERDIENGDEIVVDFGRGETDAIAMVTEGIRPGVVGTMWGWGRSADGAADQTIDGDTHEAATEGYGHTPYEFDTPMKEEAGYAKGRDAGFAVNHVAPVDTTTQDVGPTDPVGGSQSQYTAHVELSKSETNDVDN, encoded by the coding sequence ATGAGTACTGACGAACCCATCGACGACGGTCCGGACCTCTCTCGCCGTGATTTCGTGAAAGCAGCCGGTGCGTTCACGACCCTTTCGGCGGGTGGTGCGGCCCACGAACTGGACTTCTCTTCCCTCTGGGAGGACGAAAACGAACATTACGTCGGCACCGATTACGACGAGTACGACGCCAACGACGTCATCCACACGACCTGCGGGCAGTGCAATACGTTCTGTCCCATCAAGGTCCGACTCGACGATGGAAGCGTGGAGAACACGGAATACAGCTCCCTGGTTCGCAAGCTGTCGGGGAACCCGTATTCGTTCCTGAACACGCAGCCGTACTCGCAGGTGCCCTACGAGAGCGACCCCCAGGCGGTCGCTACCGGGTCTCTCGAGGGCACCGGCGACGTTGAGATGGATCGCTGGTCGCTGGGTGGCGGTCGCATGTGTCTGAAGGGCCAGGCAGGCATTCAGACCGCCTTCGACACCTATCGCGTGCGCAAGCCGATGAAACGCGTCGGCGAGCGCGGCAGCGAGCAGTGGAAGACGATCTCCTGGGAACAGGCGATCGAGGAGATCATCCACGGCGACGACGAACTCGGCCACCGTGGTATCGCGGAGATGTGGGACTACGTCCCCGAAGACCAGGTGATGGAGGACCGCGAGGCCCTCAGCGACGAGGAGTTCGAGGCGAAGTACGAGGACAAACTCATCGACACGGACATCCCCGAACTCGGGCCGAAAGCCAACCAGATCGTCGACGTGGGTGGGTTCCGGCGTGCCCTCATTCGCGCCCGGATCTTCAACGGCACGTTGGGAACCATCAACAGCCACCACCACGCCGGGATGTGTGGGTTCTCCTCCGTGCTGGGGAACGTCCGATCGTTCGAGAACAAGAAAAAGCGCCAGTACACCGACATCGACAACACGGAGTACCTGCTCGTCTGGGGGACCAACCCGATGGTCTCCAACAAGGGGCCGACCTGGCTCGCGCCGAAACTCACGAACGCGATCGAAGACGGCATGCGCATGGATGTCGTCGATCCACGGCTGTCCAAGACCGCCGAGAAGGCGGAGAAGTGGGTTCCGGTCAAGCCTGGTGCCGACGGCGCACTCGCGATGGGGATGGCCCGCTGGATCATCGAGAACGAGCGGTTCGACCGGGCGTATCTCGGCAATCCCAGCCAGGCCGCCGCCGATGCAGGCGATGAGAAGACGTACAGCGACGCGGCACACCTCGTCGTCGCCGACGACGACCCGACCACCACGCCGAAGGCCAAGACCGCGGCCGCGGAGGCGCTCGGCGTGGACGGTAATCGGGCCGTGATCGACTCGACCACCGGCGAACTCGCCGCCGCCGGGGACGTCGATCGCGCGACTCTCGACGTCGACACGACGATCGACGGGACGTCGGTCAAGTCGGTCTGGACGCTCTACAAGGAACGCGTCTACGAACACACCCTCGAGGAGTACGCCGAGATGTCCGGCGTCGACGTCGAGAACATCGTCGAGATCGCCGACGAATTCACGAGCCACGGCAAGCGGGCCGGCATCATGCAGTACCGCGGCCCGGCGATGCACACGAACGGCTTCTACAACACCCGAGCGATCGCGACGCTGCAGCACCTGATCGGGAACTACGACTGGAAGGGTGGACAGATCACGCCGTACGCCGGCTACCAGACGATGAACGGCCGGTACCAGCTCGGGAACGTCCCGGACGGCCGGACTCCCTGGGGGCTGCCGATCACGCGTGCCCTGAGCAACGCCGAGGACTTCGAGGGGACCCGCCTGTTCGATGGATACCCGGCCGAGCGCCCCTGGTTCCGCCTGTCGCCGCAGTACCAGTCCCAGGAGATATACCACAGCGCCGTCGACGAGTATCCGTACAGCATCAACGCCCTGTTCGTCAGACCGTACTCGAACAACCACGTCATGGCAGCGGCCGGCGGCGACAACATCCCCGAAGCCCTCCAGGACGAGGAGGCGATCGAACTGCTGGTCGCCTTCGACACGGTGATCGGCGAAATGAGCAAGAACGCCGATTACGTGCTCCCGGAGCCGACGTACCTGGAACGCTGGGAGAACTTCTCGACGTATCCGAACAAGCGGCTCGCGGACGAGAAGATCAGCCAGCCGGCCGTCAAGGTGGTCCCCGAAGCGCGGGCCGCCGAGGACGTCTACGTCGACGTCCTGACGGAACTCGAATCCGCGACCGGCGAGCCGATGCCCGGCGTCGGCGAGGACGCCATCGTCGATGCTGACGGCGAGACCTGGCCGATGAACGACGCCGAGGACTTCTACCTCAAGATGGTCGCCAACATCGCCCACGATTCGACGATCCTCGATATCGGGGACCTCGATCCGGAGGACCTCGGTCCATTGCCACCGGGACTCGACGTCGAGGACTTCCCGTACGAATCGGGGCCGGTCCCCGACGCCAGCGACGACGAACTCGCCATCTTCGAGCAGTCCCACCGCGCGGGCCTCGAGGTCGAGGGCTTCGACTTCGAAGCGGCGGGCATCAAGAAACCCTTCGATTACGACGACTGGAAGGCAAAGGTCAAAGACGAGGAGTGGCGGAAGGTCGTCACCGTCCTCAATCGCGGTGGTCGTTTCGAAGATCCGATTCCGAACTACGCGGAAGCGTTCGCGGAGAAGGGCTACGACTACGATTACGCGGAGCGCTACGAACCGTCCAACGCGTACGTCGGCGAGAAGATGCGCTACCCACTTGAGGGTGAGGTCCGGTTCTGGAACGAGATCATGCCGGTGGGCAAGTCGGCGTACGACGGCGAGCAATTCGACCCGCTCCCCGTAGTCGAGGACGGCACGCACTTCAACGGCGACCTGTTGACTCCGGTGGTCAGCGACGAGTCCCCCGCGTCCGACCGCCCTCTCCACATGATCAACTGGAAGCCACGCTCGCAGGGGATGACTCGGACCCAGAACAGCCCGTGGCTGCGCGAGGTTCGTCCGGAGAACCCCGTGTGGATCAACCCGAGCGACGCGGACGAACGGGACATCGAGAACGGCGACGAGATCGTGGTCGACTTCGGTCGAGGCGAGACGGACGCCATCGCGATGGTCACCGAGGGTATTCGGCCAGGCGTCGTCGGCACCATGTGGGGCTGGGGTCGTTCAGCGGACGGTGCCGCGGACCAGACGATCGATGGCGACACTCACGAGGCCGCTACCGAGGGCTACGGGCACACCCCCTACGAGTTCGATACGCCGATGAAAGAGGAAGCCGGATACGCGAAGGGCAGAGACGCCGGCTTCGCCGTCAACCACGTCGCACCGGTCGACACGACCACCCAGGACGTCGGACCGACCGACCCGGTCGGCGGGTCGCAGTCCCAGTACACGGCTCACGTCGAACTCAGCAAATCGGAGACCAACGATGTCGATAACTGA
- a CDS encoding molecular chaperone, with amino-acid sequence MSITEVDREFARSRSRVYDLLSRVFDGDVDALSEAIETGAFVDLAAMLPAEFDTDALSRDDLDVEALSIGYDNLFDVPGPYYVPPFASAHVDDPSESFESDSKYHDVGSAGELLGDPAESIAELYEQTGFKPQRGDGIPDHVAAEFEFMAVLSARESRLDAAPDRSIDDDLLDVQAQVVDHLEWVDAFADTVVDRDSAEGVYAAVCSFASAFVAWDQLQLTTPTV; translated from the coding sequence ATGTCGATAACTGAAGTCGACCGTGAGTTCGCCCGGTCACGTTCGCGAGTGTACGACCTCCTGTCGCGGGTGTTCGACGGTGACGTCGACGCCCTCTCCGAGGCGATCGAGACCGGTGCCTTCGTCGATCTCGCGGCGATGCTCCCTGCGGAGTTCGACACGGACGCCCTCTCTCGGGACGACCTGGACGTCGAGGCGCTGTCGATCGGGTACGACAACCTCTTCGACGTCCCCGGACCGTATTACGTTCCCCCGTTCGCGTCGGCACACGTGGACGATCCGAGCGAGTCCTTCGAGTCGGACTCCAAGTACCACGACGTTGGATCGGCCGGCGAACTCCTCGGCGACCCGGCCGAGTCGATCGCCGAACTGTACGAACAGACGGGGTTCAAGCCCCAACGCGGTGATGGTATTCCGGACCACGTCGCCGCGGAGTTCGAATTCATGGCCGTCCTCTCGGCGCGGGAGAGTCGCCTCGATGCGGCACCCGACAGGTCCATCGACGACGACCTACTCGACGTCCAGGCCCAGGTCGTCGACCATCTCGAGTGGGTCGATGCATTCGCCGATACGGTCGTCGACCGTGATTCGGCAGAGGGCGTCTATGCAGCCGTCTGCTCGTTCGCGAGCGCGTTCGTCGCTTGGGATCAGCTGCAACTGACCACGCCGACGGTCTGA